One genomic region from Homalodisca vitripennis isolate AUS2020 chromosome 6, UT_GWSS_2.1, whole genome shotgun sequence encodes:
- the LOC124364448 gene encoding juvenile hormone esterase-like, with protein sequence MAEKTVVILTKLGQLRGLVGQSVLSDKSYYGFLGIPYGIPPVGALRFKDPQPFGSWEGVRDATEDAPSPIQPVFAHPPGTLNIDGEEDCLYLNVFINQFPDKSNSLKPVVVVFNQGAFLMGSGNSKIKGPDYFLESDIVVVTFNFRLGALGFLSLENEEVPGNAGLKDQTLALKWVHDNIDSFGGDPNNVTIFGISAGGTSVHFHLLSPTSRGLFHKAVTRSGTALNPWSIQENPQANAIKLAKTLGCTSEDPGEVLRFLQAVTANDIVNATNKMSTDKEVTAKKATLIFLPCVEVSSKEPFLEETPESLMESGQFAQVPIIIGGCVQEGVVLAFFGAISDSALKNVNENPAWLVPSFLELKSGSKEEKEAQEEIWDFYFKGNPISWSNVQEYIKYQSDVQFNVGIETTRTYLIGKSSMPVYTYLFTNHSRCKCILMKNMFPFTEIYTKETCHGADCLIFYKNTNLPLPLTPDQEEVIKKSVQSLAAFASTGDPNCGDLGVTWNRDSQSDPCYMDVGTTWVLKDGTPFTDRMDFWKGLIQKYRRI encoded by the exons ATGGCAGAGAAAACAGTTGTGATACTAACCAAACTGGGTCAGTTAAGAGGACTGGTTGGACAATCTGTCTTGTCTGACAAAAGTTATTATGGATTCTTAGGAATTCCTTATGGAATACCACCTGTGGGAGCACTTAGATTTAAG GATCCTCAGCCATTTGGCAGCTGGGAGGGAGTGAGAGATGCAACCGAAGATGCGCCCTCTCCTATACAACCAGTATTTGCTCATCCACCGGGAACACTAAATATTGATGGTGAAGAGGACTGTCTGTAtcttaatgtgtttataaatcaG TTCCCAGATAAATCCAACAGTCTGAAGCCTGTGGTTGTGGTTTTTAATCAGGGAGCCTTTCTTATGGGATCTGGGaattcaaaaataaaaggtcCCGACTATTTTCTGGAGTCAGACATTGTGGTTGTCACCTTTAACTTTCGATTAGGAGCTCTTG ggTTTCTGTCTCTGGAGAACGAGGAAGTCCCAGGCAATGCAGGGCTCAAGGATCAGACCCTGGCATTGAAGTGGGTCCATGACAACATTGACAGTTTTGGTGGTGACCCAAACAATGTCACCATATTTGGTATCAGTGCTGGGGGAACCTCTGTTCATTTCCATTTGCTATCTCCAACGTCCAGag GGCTATTTCATAAGGCAGTTACACGGAGTGGTACAGCCCTGAATCCATGGTCAATTCAGGAAAACCCTCAGGCCAATGCCATAAAACTGGCCAAAACTCTGGGTTGTACGTCTGAGGACCCTGGTGAAGTGCTTCGATTCCTGCAAGCTGTAACTGCTAATGACATTGTGAATGCCACCAACAAGATGTCCACAGACAAG GAAGTAACAGCAAAAAAGGCCACCTTGATATTTCTACCATGTGTGGAAGTCTCTAGCAAAGAGCCATTTCTGGAAGAAACTCCTGAAAGTCTCATGGAGAGTGGACAGTTTGCTCAGGTTCCTATCATCATAGGAGGCTGTGTTCAAGAAGGAGTTGTGCTTGCGTTTT TTGGTGCGATAAGTGACAgtgcattaaaaaatgtaaacgaGAATCCTGCTTGGCTTGTACCATCTTTTCTGGAATTGAAATCTGGAAGCAAAGAAGAGAAAGAGGCACAAGAGGAAATTTGGGATTTCTACTTCAAAGGAAACCCTATTTCCTGGAGCAATGTTCAAGAATACATCAAA TATCAAAGTGATGTCCAGTTTAATGTTGGAATTGAGACCACAAGGACATACTTGATAGGAAAGTCTTCAATGCCAGTATACACTTACCTGTTCACCAATCATTCTAGGTGCAAGTGTATCTTAATGAAAAACATGTTTCCATTTACAGAAATTTACACCAAAG AGACTTGTCATGGAGCAGACTGTTTGATATTCTACAAAAACACCAACTTGCCTCTGCCATTGACTCCGGATCAGgaagaagttattaaaaaaagtgttcagTCTTTGGCAGCTTTTGCTTCAACTGG tGATCCAAATTGCGGAGATCTTGGTGTGACATGGAACAGAGATTCCCAGAGCGATCCGTGTTATATGGACGTAGGAACTACTTGGGTACTTAAGGACGGGACACCTTTCACTGACAGAATGGACTTCTGGAAAGGACTTATACAAAAATACAGGAGAATTTAG